Proteins encoded in a region of the Capra hircus breed San Clemente chromosome 3, ASM170441v1, whole genome shotgun sequence genome:
- the FCRL4 gene encoding LOW QUALITY PROTEIN: Fc receptor-like protein 4 (The sequence of the model RefSeq protein was modified relative to this genomic sequence to represent the inferred CDS: substituted 1 base at 1 genomic stop codon): MGSQEPEELSPYMAAFQKDGSFLRKMVLSYETAAIHKSVISVQPPWTTVFRGERVNLTCSGFHFFAQEKLQGYRWFSGKARPRETPGNTLEVRDSGQYRCQAPGSLPSNTVHLIFSSASLILQAPYSVFEGDELVLRCQKRGREKLAVVKYTWNRKIISGTDESFDLLIPKASLNNSGCYQCIGFLENAHVLRTSQTNIQIQELFSRPKLEVTDSQPIEGKPVNLSCRTQLPLERPDTRLHFAFFRDNGVMISNQSGSRDLQITAIWREDSGSYWCGAETVTGGIHKRSLPLQIDVQRIPVSGVLLETQPQEDQVVEGETLVLVCSVAKGTGNTTFSWHREDTRESLGQKSQRSQKAELEIPVIGESHAGRYYCTADNGYVLIQSQAVNVTVRSIPGIKRSLVAGGTTGGSLSILLAVALLFYCWHQRKPGDGFQGDIIRRPLTVGPPGPFNPMCPAPVELQQLYINVHPRERDLVYSEIQISQPGAEGEANTFRTSLENQHVSVVYSEVKTQLXDDSAGKVSSKNEDATQSYENILLI; the protein is encoded by the exons ATGGGGAGTCAGGAGCCAGAGGAGCTGTCCCCCTACATGGCTGCATTTCAAAAAGATGGCTCCTTCTTGAGAAAGATGGTTCTGAGTTATGAGACAG CTGCTATACACAAATCCGTGATTTCCGTCCAGCCTCCGTGGACTACTGTCTTCCGTGGAGAGAGAGTGAATCTGACTTGTAGTGGATTTCACTTCTTTGCACAAGAGAAATTACAAGGCTACCGTTGGTTCTCTGGGAAAGCACGTCCACGTGAAACTCCAGGAAATACCCTTGAGGTTCGTGATTCTGGACAGTACAGGTGCCAGGCCCCAGGGTCACTCCCAAGTAACACCGTGCACTTGATCTTTTCTTCAG CCTCCCTCATCCTCCAGGCGCCATATTCTGTGTTTGAAGGTGATGAGCTGGTTCTGAGATGCcagaaaagggggagagagaaactGGCTGTTGTGAAGTATACTTGGAATCGAAAAATTATTTCTGGTACTGATGAAAGCTTTGATCTTTTGATACCAAAAGCAAGTTTAAATAACAGTGGCTGTTACCAGTGCATTGGATTCTTGGAAAATGCTCATGTATTGAGAACAAGTCAGACAAATATTCAAATTCAAG AATTATTTTCACGTCCGAAGCTGGAAGTCACAGATTCCCAGCCTATAGAGGGGAAGCCTGTAAACCTGAGCTGCCGGACACAGCTCCCGCTGGAGCGGCCAGACACTCGGCTTCACTTTGCCTTCTTCAGAGACAACGGGGTCATGATCTCAAACCAGAGTGGGTCCCGGGACCTCCAGATCACAGCCATTTGGAGAGAAGACTCAGGATCATACTGGTGTGGTGCTGAAACAGTGACTGGTGGCATCCACAAACGCAGCCTCCCACTTCAGATTGACGTGCAGA GAATCCCTGTGTCTGGAGTGCTCCTGGAGACCCAGCCCCAAGAAGACCAGGTGGTTGAAGGGGAGACACTGGTCCTTGTCTGCTCTGTGGCCAAAGGCACTGGGAACACCACATTCTCTTGGCACAGAGAGGACACGAGGGAGAGTCTGGGGCAGAAAAGCCAGCGCTCCCAGAAAGCAGAGCTGGAGATCCCTGTTATCGGGGAGAGCCATGCCGGGCGCTACTACTGCACAGCTGACAACGGCTATGTTCTCATCCAGAGCCAGGCAGTGAACGTCACTGTGAGAA GCATCCCAGGGATTAAAAGAAGCCTTGTTGCGGGAGGAACCACTGGGGGATCACTCAGCATTCTCCTGGCTGTGGCCCTGCTGTTTTACTGCTGGCACCAGAGGAAACCGG GAGACGGCTTTCAGGGAGACATAATCAG GAGACCCCTGACAGTAGGCCCACCAGGACCCTTCAACCCCATGTGCCCTGCCCCTGTGGAGCTGCAGCAGTTGTACATCAATG TGCATCCCAGAGAAAGAGACTTGGTATATTCTGAGATCCAGATTTCTCAGCCTGGGGCAGAAGGGGAAG